The Cucurbita pepo subsp. pepo cultivar mu-cu-16 chromosome LG18, ASM280686v2, whole genome shotgun sequence nucleotide sequence GGTGGCTGTGCTGTATATGTTAGGTAGTACACTTGCTTATGACATGTTTCTAATTTGTATTAGCTAAGCTCTTTGAAATCATTGCTAACTCGAACTAACATCAAAACAGCGACAAGCCCGGGAACCATGATTTCAAGATACTCAGGAAGCTAGTATTACCTGATGGATCAGTCCTACGGGCAAGACATGCAGGTCGCCCTACTCGAGACTGCTTATTTCGGGACCCTGTGATGGATGGAAAAAGGTATGGAAGAAATGTTTGTTACCAGTCTCATTAGAACCAATGCACGGAACTTTGAACCGCTGAACCTTTTGTGGCATTGCCTTCCCTGCAGTATATTGAAAATATGGAACTTGAACAAGTTAACCGGGATCGTAGGCGTGTTTAACTGCCAAGGCGCAGGACAGTGGCCATTGATGAAAGTAGCTCAGAATGAAGATACCTCAAAGTCTACAAATTTAACAATCACAGGTAGTGTCCGACCAAATGATGTAGAATTTCTTGAAGATGTTGCAGGTGAAAACTGGGATGGAGATTGTGCAGTTTATGCGTTCAACTCAGGTTTGATTTCCACTCCTTTTTTGCCCATTTATCTCTGATGATCAGACACTTTTAGCTGAAAAAGTTTGAACTAACGTTTGTAGGATCTCTTTCTAAATTGAAACGGAAAGAAAGTGTTGAGGTTGGATTGAGAACTTTAGAGTGTGAGATATACACCATTGCTCCAATCAGGGTCagtaaagatatatatatatatatatatatatatatatatataagttatGAATGTCATCATCACTTCGAAACTAGTTATTGATCTAAACGGTTATATGATCAGGTTTTCGGCAACGATATTCACTTCGCACCAATAGGATCGCTCGACATGTATAATTCAGGAGGAGTTATCGAAACTCTAAGTCACAGTATGGATCTTTCACAATGCACCATCAAAATGAGGGGACGATTCTGTGGCAGATTTGGAGCGTACTCGAGCACGAAACCAAGCCGATGCACAGTTGACCTGAAAGAAGAGGAGTTTACCTATGAATCTGGAAGTGGACTATTAAGAGTGAAACTTGAAGATGGTTCCATTTCAAGAGAGATAGAGTTTGTATATTGATGAAATGTTGAGCAtgaggaatattttgtttgaaatatgAATCTCAGCCGTTCATTTCGGCTAAATCTTGTAAAAGAATCACactatttaataaaaagtttggTTTCATTTGGGCTTAAACTCATCTGACTGGACCTTGTTGTGTAGAGCCCAAAAAGAATTTGGGCCTACTGGACCTTGTGTTGAGCCCAAAGAAGAATTTGGGCCCACTGGACCTTGTGTGTAGAGCCGAAAGAAGAATTTGGGCCCACTGGACCTTGTTGTGTAGAGCCGAAAGAAGAATTTGGGCCCATTGGACCTTGTTGtgtaaagcccaaagaagaatTTGGGCCCACTGGACCTTGTTGtgtaaagcccaaagaagaatTTGGGCCCAATGGACCTTGTTGTGTAGAGCCCAAAGAAGAATTTGGGCCCACTGAACCTTGTTGTGTAAAGCCCAAATAAGAATTTGGGCTGGGCCTATTGGACATTGTTGTGTAGAGCCCAAAGAAGAATTTGGGCCCAATGGACCTTGTTGTGTAGAGCCCAAAGAAGAATTTGGGCCCACCGGACCTTGTTGTATAGAGCCCAAAGAAGAATTTGGGCCTACTGGACCTTGTTATGTCGAGCCCGAATAAGAATTTGGGCTGGGCCTATTGGACCTTGTTGTGTGGGCCTACTTGACCTTGTTATGTAGAGCCCAAACAAGAATTTGGGCTGGGCCTATTGGACCTTATTGTGTAGAGCCCAAATAAGAATTTGGGCTGGGCCTACTGGACCTTGTTGTGTAGAGCCCAAATAAGAATTTGGGCCTAAACTCATCTGACTGGACCTTGTTGTGTAGAGCCCAGGATGTGgcctttttatgttttcagtccgttaatttctctctctcttctctcttctctctctgttcCTTCACTGACCCTTATCCTTAGCTCCTGGGTGTTAGGCCTCTCCTCTAAAACCCTTCTTCTTCGTTCTCTTCCTCTCCTCTCCCTGAGATTCAGAAATGGCTTCTTCTTCAGCCACTTCAATTTTGAAGCCCTTATCCAAGGCAGATTCTTGCCTTCTCTCTTTGCCTTCTCTCTTCACCTGCAGACCCCCGcactcttttctctctttcccttcCAAATTCACCACCGCCCCCTTCCATCTTTCCTCTTCTCATTGTTCTTCGCTCTTTTCCTCCTCGAAGAAGAAGACACATCTCTCATCGCTAGTTGCCTCTGTAGCCCAGTCTTCGGAGTGGGGCCAAGAAGACGATACCATCACCATTGACCCAAAACTCGGCGGCGACGAGGATGGCGAAGAAGGCCCTCATTGGGAAAATCAAGAGCTCAGTGAGAATGAGTCTCGTATTTCTGATTGGGAAGGTGAAGGTGAAGGCGAAGATGATGGAGGAAGTGAGGGTGAAGGAGGAGGAGTTTTGGAGCTGGGAGACGAGGAAGAAGGCCCTTTGGAGGAGCCAAATGAAGACGCTAAATTGTATGTTGGGAATTTGTCATATGACGTTGATAGTCAAAAGCTTGCAATGCTGTTTGAGAAGGCTGGAACTGTCGAGATTGCTGAGGTGAGATTCCAGAGTTTGGTGaattgaatgttttttttgtttatggatttagggtttaagcTCTTAATCTGCTGCTTTTGAGGACTGTAGGTTATTTACGACCGACAATCAGATCGGAGTCGTGGTTTCGGTTTTGTGACAATGAGTAGTGTTGAAGAAGCTGAGAAAGCTGTGGATACCTTCAACCGTTATGTAAGCTTTTgatcttcaatttcttcataaatTCAAACCTTATCTAACTTTCTCTTCTACACAGGATTCACCCATATTTCATTCCTACTTTTCAATGGAAAATTCAGAAGAGTTTAAATGAACTGTTTTTCATGAATCTTAGTCAGGGTCTGTATGGGTCTAGGAGTTACTTCTGACTGCTCTCTTTCCTGGCTAAGGCTGATCTTGTTCTCAGGATTTGCCATTGATTTGTTTTGAGGTTAAAGTTCCTATAAAGGAAGGCCATGTCCTTGTGTAAACCTATTGTCTGGGCTGTTACTAGagtatctcaaacatatcaattgGTTCATTTTTCCTTTGGTTCAGCTGCCCCTTGATTTTTGCTTgcttcttaaaattttaattgattgtgTGGGTTTATAGGAGTTCTTGGGGAGGACGTTGGTTGTTAATAAGGCTGCCGCCAGAGGTTCAAGGCCAGAACGCCAACCTCGAACATTTCAACCAGCTTTCAGAATCTATGTTGGTAATCTTGCATGGGAAGTAGACAGTGCACGCCTGGAGCAGGTCTTCAGTGAACATGGTAAAGTAGTAGACGCTCGGGTTCTTTACGACCGGGACAGTGGCCGTTCTCGTGGATTTGGCTTCGTGACCATGGCCGACGAAACTGGAATGAATGATGCCATTGCTGCTCTGGATGGGCAGGTATGAAAATTGCAGTTTCTTTACAGCAAAATTGTTTTAGAATCCGAACTTGATAACACCCAGTTACTTGAATCTTGTCAACTGCTAACAAAACATTCTGGAATTTGAAATGTGCAGAGCGTAGATGGAAGGGCAATCAGAGTGAATGTCGCAGAGGAAAAACCAAGGCGCAATTTCTGAACTGAACCATGATATGATGAAACCCAATGCcctttttctcttgtttgttCTGTGTTTCgcttttcttcatcttttcttcCGAAAGTATAGGTGAGTTTTGTAGTGCCATTGTTTAGCCACCTTGTAAAAGTGCAATTTGTTGTCCTTTATGCTTTCACAATTTCAAGTCTGTTCTTATTCTGGATGATGGGAGTTACTTGTTTCAAAAGTGTTGTaccttttttttatccttCCACCCTGCTCTCGATTCATCGTTCACTGAAgttatcaaaatttgatattagtCACTGAAGGAGACGAACAAATCATCCAGGAATAAACGATCCATCTCGATTAATAGAGACCCAAAATCCATTGAAACATGAACCCCCTCGAGAACATGGCCAAAGGGTTGTTGAAATTTCGTAATGATAAATGTGTCAAACACACTTATTCTTATTTTGTACCAAATATCGACATTGAGGATTAAATTTACAAGGATGATATAGCTCAACAAACGGTTTCAAAAAGTTCCTATACAGCATTCTTGATAAAAGCTATGCCCAAACCAGATCAGTTGTCACCTAACTGAGCTTCTCGACTGGTAAGAGGCACATAACGAACAGAAGTCTCGTCGTGGATGTTAATAGAGCCATCGGTATCTTTGTCCACAACCTTTAAATCCTGGAATATGTTCCCAACTGGAATCACCATTCTCCCGCCTGGTTTTAACTGGTCAATGAGAGCCGGAGGAATTTCAGCAGCAGCTGCCCCAACATGAATGGCGTCGTATGGTGCACACTCTGCCCAACCCTGCCTGCCATCTACAACATCCAATAACAATAACGAACCGAAGTCTTGTCGGGAAAGCGTTTCACTCAAAGTATCTTGAAACTACCATTACTCTCAAGAATATATCATTCCACcagttcaaaaataaaatgggtGCAAGAATATCACTTGACGGATCAACTAAACTAAGGAAAAGAGTTCCTATTCTAGATTAAAAGAACATTTATGGCTCtacgaaatggaaaaaaagacGAACGTACCACCAACATGTACAGAGAGGGAGCCTTCTTTCAGTAAAGGAGCAGCAGCActtttttcaatattcttgATTGAGGAAGCAACCAACTCAGGAATATGTTCCACACCAACGGCACGACCTTCGGGTCCAACCATTAATGCAAAGCATGCAGTCAAGTATCCCGTTCCTGCCAAGGTCACCAATTTCAAACATAAAGGAACGGGTAGGGGTCGAGGAATTGATATTTTGGAGTTGAAAATCCAATTTCAAACATGAAGGGTAATAAAATTGTATCTTCTTGTCTGTTTGCCCTTTTGAGCTCGCTACCATTTTAGCCCTATCTGGAAACCAAGTAGTTGGAAAAATCGAATCTTGAAGAATGAATACCCACAACCTTCACTAACCAGATAGCATTTTCAATTGGGTAGTGTATGTCAAGACAACACTCTACCCTTGTAGGACAAACCACAATAATTCTTC carries:
- the LOC111779928 gene encoding 28 kDa ribonucleoprotein, chloroplastic-like, giving the protein MASSSATSILKPLSKADSCLLSLPSLFTCRPPHSFLSFPSKFTTAPFHLSSSHCSSLFSSSKKKTHLSSLVASVAQSSEWGQEDDTITIDPKLGGDEDGEEGPHWENQELSENESRISDWEGEGEGEDDGGSEGEGGGVLELGDEEEGPLEEPNEDAKLYVGNLSYDVDSQKLAMLFEKAGTVEIAEVIYDRQSDRSRGFGFVTMSSVEEAEKAVDTFNRYEFLGRTLVVNKAAARGSRPERQPRTFQPAFRIYVGNLAWEVDSARLEQVFSEHGKVVDARVLYDRDSGRSRGFGFVTMADETGMNDAIAALDGQSVDGRAIRVNVAEEKPRRNF
- the LOC111779927 gene encoding protein-L-isoaspartate O-methyltransferase 1-like isoform X5, which encodes MDFPKMDELPPHPFLTLKRFWSGSGIGTNKEMVENLQNYGVVRSKKVSEVMESVDRAFFVPDGVPPYVDTPVPIGYNATISAPHMHATCLQLLEKHLQPGMRALDVGSGTGYLTACFALMVGPEGRAVGVEHIPELVASSIKNIEKSAAAPLLKEGSLSVHVGDGRQGWAECAPYDAIHVGAAAAEIPPALIDQLKPGGRMVIPVGNIFQDLKVVDKDTDGSINIHDETSVRYVPLTSREAQLGDN